In a single window of the uncultured Dysgonomonas sp. genome:
- a CDS encoding rhodanese-like domain-containing protein, whose product MKPFYFLIGIAMSTGYITGRPVYTHYNTETVPIDSTVSQPSSPQYTLVKHLIEDKSAIILDVRTEQEYNEGHIRNSINIPLDKLNDSVFSLQKKEAIVIVCRSGKRSKEAKTFLTHQGFINVYDGGKWENLNILLTDK is encoded by the coding sequence ATGAAACCATTTTATTTTCTGATTGGTATAGCTATGTCCACCGGCTATATCACAGGACGTCCCGTATATACTCATTATAATACGGAGACAGTTCCGATTGATTCAACAGTCTCTCAACCCTCATCCCCTCAATACACCCTTGTCAAACATCTGATAGAGGATAAATCTGCTATTATACTTGATGTTCGTACAGAACAAGAGTATAATGAAGGTCATATAAGAAATTCTATTAATATTCCGCTGGACAAATTAAATGATTCTGTTTTTTCCCTACAAAAGAAAGAAGCTATTGTTATAGTTTGCCGTAGTGGTAAAAGAAGTAAAGAAGCTAAAACATTTTTAACACATCAGGGGTTTATAAATGTATATGACGGAGGAAAATGGGAAAACCTTAATATATTATTGACGGATAAATAA